The following coding sequences are from one Ornithorhynchus anatinus isolate Pmale09 chromosome 18, mOrnAna1.pri.v4, whole genome shotgun sequence window:
- the RRP1B gene encoding ribosomal RNA processing protein 1 homolog B isoform X2: protein MAAAPPPPAEIQFAQRLTSSEKGTREQAVRKLRRFIGVKTQTAAGFSQEELLKIWKGLFYCMWMQDQPLLQEELAGTISQLIHVVVNLEAQHLFIQTFWQTMNREWDGLERRHLDKFHLLTRVVLRESFEVLKRNDWEDSRIKLFLGVLMQEVVHPANHASNGVKFHFIDIYLAELAKVGAEELTADQNLKFIDPFCKITAKTKDPALVQTIAQGIFEAIVAQSPFAVEAAVEERQANGDGGLLTEEEEVPKKTASRKAKDKDSSRKAGLNVEEEPKVQVGSFENSGPVLQFNYKAVADRLCEMTSKKNIPPFNRRRLCKLIRKFQDLAEGNSPRDSLPEDVSADEDDGICSQGKPKKKEVAHLEKAKREKENDRDREEPCDPAKGGREAGLRKRKRKKKKRNGSPRPKASDVEAAVPPEAKGSGEPASDGRKGQKREAEASEPGSGVSGLGGRDAGLSKEGLPADTRRKRPEEHGEGSQEELVEAAVPPAAPSALANGAAQEPVPNGPPAVQVKSARKKQRFAALAINGNGLSPHVTAQSLPKRMPASLAGAGGPQAPLPQKVKVREKKTKLVFLDPVIPCGEKPGLLKKRKKAKRTLNSGETNGGLEPTAKTNESSGTYGPAKKAKLKTENDFVKFESTALPKPVFFRKAKSNASISSPTPTVQSGQKLPSTSKKVTFGLNKNMTAEFRKTDKSILVSPSGPSRVAFNPKRKPLHGVLKTPTGSPSETPLMNKKSLFPPQRRPTAMDFF from the exons ATGGctgccgccccgccgccgcccgccgagaTCCAGTTCGCCCAGCGCCTGACGTCCAGCGAGAAGGGGACCCGAGAGCAGGCGGTGAGGAAGCTCCGCAGGTTCATCGGCGTGAAGACGCAGACGGCGGcag GATTCAGTCAAGAGGAATTACTGAAAATATGGAAAGGCCTCTTTTACTGCATGTGGATGCAAGATCAGCCCCTCCTGCAA GAGGAACTAGCCGGTACTATTTCTCAACTTATCCATGTCGTTGTTAACCTGGAAGCTC AGCACTTGTTCATCCAGACCTTCTGGCAAACCATGAATCGGGAATGGGATGGCCTGGAGAGGCGGCACCTGGACAAATTCCACCTG TTAACCCGGGTGGTACTGCGAGAGTCCTTTGAGGTACTGAAGAGAAATGATTGGGAAGACAG CCGGATCAAGTTATTTCTGGGTGTACTCATGCAAGAAGTGGTGCACCCTGCGAATCATGCTTCCAATGGAGTGAAATTCCACTTTATTGACATCTACCTTGCTGAATTGGCGAAAGTGGGAGCGGAGGAG CTCACGGCAGATCAGAATCTGAAGTTCATTGATCCGTTCTGCAAGATTACCGCCAAGACTAAGGA TCCAGCCTTGGTGCAGACCATAGCCCAGGGCATCTTTGAAGCCATCGTAGCTCAGTCTCCCTTTGCCGTTGAAGCCGCTGTGGAGGAGCGACAAGCGAATGGGGACGGCGGGCTgctgacggaggaggaggaggtgcctaAAAAAACGGCCAGTAGAAAAGCCAAAG ACAAAGATTCCTCGAGGAAAGCCGGGTTAAACGTGGAAGAGGAGCCAAAGGTTCAAGTTGGCAGCTTTGAAAACAGTGGACCTGTACTCCAG TTTAACTATAAGGCTGTGGCCGACCGGCTGTGTGAAATGACCAGCAAAAAAAACATCCCTCCCTTCAACAGGAGGCGGCTCTGCAAACTCATCAGAAA atTCCAGGATCTAGCTGAAG GCAACTCCCCCAGAGACAGTCTCCCTGAAGATGTTTCTGCCGACGAAGATGATGGCATCTGCAGCCAGGGAAAGCCGAAGAAGAAGGAGGTCGCCCATCTGGAGAAAgctaagagggaaaaagagaatg ACCGAGACAGAGAGGAGCCGTGCGACCCGGCCAAGGGAGGCCGCGAGGCCGGCCTgcggaaaagaaaaaggaaaaagaagaagcgCAATGGCAGCCCCCGGCCCAAGGCCTCAGACGTGGAAGCCGCCGTCCCCCCAGAAGCGAAGGGGAGCGGCGAGCCTGCCTCTGATGGGAGAAAAGGGCAGAAGCGGGAGGCCGAGGCCAGTGAGCCCGGAAGCGGAGTGTCTGGGCTCGGGGGCCGGGACGCTGGCCTCAGCAAGGAGGGCCTCCCGGCAGACACCAGAAGGAAGAGGCCGGAGGAGCACGGTGAGGGGTCCCAGGAAGAGCTGGTGGAGGCCGCGGTGCCCCCTGCTGCCCCCTCCGCCTTGGCAAACGGCGCCGCCCAGGAGCCTGTGCCCAACGGGCCCCCGGCCGTCCAGGTGAAGTCTGCGAGAAAGAAGCAGCGGTTCGCGGCCCTGGCCATCAACGGCAATGGCCTTTCTCCACACGTCACAGCCCAGTCCCTGCCGAAGAGAATGCCGGCGAGTTtggccggggccggcggccccCAGGCTCCCTTGCCCCAGAAAGTCAAGGTCagggaaaaaaagacaaagcTGGTCTTTCTGGACCCAGTCATTCCATGCGGTGAGAAGCCCGGGCtcctgaagaagaggaagaaagcgaAGCGGACCTTAAACTCGGGGGAAACTAATGGAGGCCTGGAGCCCACTGCCAAGACTAAC GAGAGCAGCGGGACTTACGGCCCGGCGAAGAAAGCAAAGCTGAAGACCGAGAATGATTTTGTGAAGTTTGAAAGCACAGCGTTACCGAAGCCCGTGTTCTTCAGGAAAGCCAAAAGCAATGCCAGCatctcctccccgaccccgacCGTTCAG TCAGGCCAGAAGCTGCCGTCCACCTCCAAAAAGGTCACCTTTGGCCTAAACAAGAACATGACTGCTG AATTCAGGAAGACCGACAAGAGTATCCTGGTGAGTCCTTCTGGACCCTCCAGAGTGGCTTTTAATCCCAAGAGGAAGCCTCTCCACGGAGTGCTGAAGACCCCTACAGGTTCACCTTCAGAAACTCCCCTAATGAATAAgaaatcactcttccctcctcagaGAAGACCAACTGCAATGGACTTCTTTTAA
- the RRP1B gene encoding ribosomal RNA processing protein 1 homolog B isoform X1, which produces MAAAPPPPAEIQFAQRLTSSEKGTREQAVRKLRRFIGVKTQTAAGFSQEELLKIWKGLFYCMWMQDQPLLQEELAGTISQLIHVVVNLEAQHLFIQTFWQTMNREWDGLERRHLDKFHLLTRVVLRESFEVLKRNDWEDSRIKLFLGVLMQEVVHPANHASNGVKFHFIDIYLAELAKVGAEELTADQNLKFIDPFCKITAKTKDPALVQTIAQGIFEAIVAQSPFAVEAAVEERQANGDGGLLTEEEEVPKKTASRKAKADKDSSRKAGLNVEEEPKVQVGSFENSGPVLQFNYKAVADRLCEMTSKKNIPPFNRRRLCKLIRKFQDLAEGNSPRDSLPEDVSADEDDGICSQGKPKKKEVAHLEKAKREKENDRDREEPCDPAKGGREAGLRKRKRKKKKRNGSPRPKASDVEAAVPPEAKGSGEPASDGRKGQKREAEASEPGSGVSGLGGRDAGLSKEGLPADTRRKRPEEHGEGSQEELVEAAVPPAAPSALANGAAQEPVPNGPPAVQVKSARKKQRFAALAINGNGLSPHVTAQSLPKRMPASLAGAGGPQAPLPQKVKVREKKTKLVFLDPVIPCGEKPGLLKKRKKAKRTLNSGETNGGLEPTAKTNESSGTYGPAKKAKLKTENDFVKFESTALPKPVFFRKAKSNASISSPTPTVQSGQKLPSTSKKVTFGLNKNMTAEFRKTDKSILVSPSGPSRVAFNPKRKPLHGVLKTPTGSPSETPLMNKKSLFPPQRRPTAMDFF; this is translated from the exons ATGGctgccgccccgccgccgcccgccgagaTCCAGTTCGCCCAGCGCCTGACGTCCAGCGAGAAGGGGACCCGAGAGCAGGCGGTGAGGAAGCTCCGCAGGTTCATCGGCGTGAAGACGCAGACGGCGGcag GATTCAGTCAAGAGGAATTACTGAAAATATGGAAAGGCCTCTTTTACTGCATGTGGATGCAAGATCAGCCCCTCCTGCAA GAGGAACTAGCCGGTACTATTTCTCAACTTATCCATGTCGTTGTTAACCTGGAAGCTC AGCACTTGTTCATCCAGACCTTCTGGCAAACCATGAATCGGGAATGGGATGGCCTGGAGAGGCGGCACCTGGACAAATTCCACCTG TTAACCCGGGTGGTACTGCGAGAGTCCTTTGAGGTACTGAAGAGAAATGATTGGGAAGACAG CCGGATCAAGTTATTTCTGGGTGTACTCATGCAAGAAGTGGTGCACCCTGCGAATCATGCTTCCAATGGAGTGAAATTCCACTTTATTGACATCTACCTTGCTGAATTGGCGAAAGTGGGAGCGGAGGAG CTCACGGCAGATCAGAATCTGAAGTTCATTGATCCGTTCTGCAAGATTACCGCCAAGACTAAGGA TCCAGCCTTGGTGCAGACCATAGCCCAGGGCATCTTTGAAGCCATCGTAGCTCAGTCTCCCTTTGCCGTTGAAGCCGCTGTGGAGGAGCGACAAGCGAATGGGGACGGCGGGCTgctgacggaggaggaggaggtgcctaAAAAAACGGCCAGTAGAAAAGCCAAAG CAGACAAAGATTCCTCGAGGAAAGCCGGGTTAAACGTGGAAGAGGAGCCAAAGGTTCAAGTTGGCAGCTTTGAAAACAGTGGACCTGTACTCCAG TTTAACTATAAGGCTGTGGCCGACCGGCTGTGTGAAATGACCAGCAAAAAAAACATCCCTCCCTTCAACAGGAGGCGGCTCTGCAAACTCATCAGAAA atTCCAGGATCTAGCTGAAG GCAACTCCCCCAGAGACAGTCTCCCTGAAGATGTTTCTGCCGACGAAGATGATGGCATCTGCAGCCAGGGAAAGCCGAAGAAGAAGGAGGTCGCCCATCTGGAGAAAgctaagagggaaaaagagaatg ACCGAGACAGAGAGGAGCCGTGCGACCCGGCCAAGGGAGGCCGCGAGGCCGGCCTgcggaaaagaaaaaggaaaaagaagaagcgCAATGGCAGCCCCCGGCCCAAGGCCTCAGACGTGGAAGCCGCCGTCCCCCCAGAAGCGAAGGGGAGCGGCGAGCCTGCCTCTGATGGGAGAAAAGGGCAGAAGCGGGAGGCCGAGGCCAGTGAGCCCGGAAGCGGAGTGTCTGGGCTCGGGGGCCGGGACGCTGGCCTCAGCAAGGAGGGCCTCCCGGCAGACACCAGAAGGAAGAGGCCGGAGGAGCACGGTGAGGGGTCCCAGGAAGAGCTGGTGGAGGCCGCGGTGCCCCCTGCTGCCCCCTCCGCCTTGGCAAACGGCGCCGCCCAGGAGCCTGTGCCCAACGGGCCCCCGGCCGTCCAGGTGAAGTCTGCGAGAAAGAAGCAGCGGTTCGCGGCCCTGGCCATCAACGGCAATGGCCTTTCTCCACACGTCACAGCCCAGTCCCTGCCGAAGAGAATGCCGGCGAGTTtggccggggccggcggccccCAGGCTCCCTTGCCCCAGAAAGTCAAGGTCagggaaaaaaagacaaagcTGGTCTTTCTGGACCCAGTCATTCCATGCGGTGAGAAGCCCGGGCtcctgaagaagaggaagaaagcgaAGCGGACCTTAAACTCGGGGGAAACTAATGGAGGCCTGGAGCCCACTGCCAAGACTAAC GAGAGCAGCGGGACTTACGGCCCGGCGAAGAAAGCAAAGCTGAAGACCGAGAATGATTTTGTGAAGTTTGAAAGCACAGCGTTACCGAAGCCCGTGTTCTTCAGGAAAGCCAAAAGCAATGCCAGCatctcctccccgaccccgacCGTTCAG TCAGGCCAGAAGCTGCCGTCCACCTCCAAAAAGGTCACCTTTGGCCTAAACAAGAACATGACTGCTG AATTCAGGAAGACCGACAAGAGTATCCTGGTGAGTCCTTCTGGACCCTCCAGAGTGGCTTTTAATCCCAAGAGGAAGCCTCTCCACGGAGTGCTGAAGACCCCTACAGGTTCACCTTCAGAAACTCCCCTAATGAATAAgaaatcactcttccctcctcagaGAAGACCAACTGCAATGGACTTCTTTTAA
- the RRP1B gene encoding ribosomal RNA processing protein 1 homolog B isoform X3, producing the protein MAWRGGTWTNSTCRIKLFLGVLMQEVVHPANHASNGVKFHFIDIYLAELAKVGAEELTADQNLKFIDPFCKITAKTKDPALVQTIAQGIFEAIVAQSPFAVEAAVEERQANGDGGLLTEEEEVPKKTASRKAKADKDSSRKAGLNVEEEPKVQVGSFENSGPVLQFNYKAVADRLCEMTSKKNIPPFNRRRLCKLIRKFQDLAEGNSPRDSLPEDVSADEDDGICSQGKPKKKEVAHLEKAKREKENDRDREEPCDPAKGGREAGLRKRKRKKKKRNGSPRPKASDVEAAVPPEAKGSGEPASDGRKGQKREAEASEPGSGVSGLGGRDAGLSKEGLPADTRRKRPEEHGEGSQEELVEAAVPPAAPSALANGAAQEPVPNGPPAVQVKSARKKQRFAALAINGNGLSPHVTAQSLPKRMPASLAGAGGPQAPLPQKVKVREKKTKLVFLDPVIPCGEKPGLLKKRKKAKRTLNSGETNGGLEPTAKTNESSGTYGPAKKAKLKTENDFVKFESTALPKPVFFRKAKSNASISSPTPTVQSGQKLPSTSKKVTFGLNKNMTAEFRKTDKSILVSPSGPSRVAFNPKRKPLHGVLKTPTGSPSETPLMNKKSLFPPQRRPTAMDFF; encoded by the exons ATGGCCTGGAGAGGCGGCACCTGGACAAATTCCACCTG CCGGATCAAGTTATTTCTGGGTGTACTCATGCAAGAAGTGGTGCACCCTGCGAATCATGCTTCCAATGGAGTGAAATTCCACTTTATTGACATCTACCTTGCTGAATTGGCGAAAGTGGGAGCGGAGGAG CTCACGGCAGATCAGAATCTGAAGTTCATTGATCCGTTCTGCAAGATTACCGCCAAGACTAAGGA TCCAGCCTTGGTGCAGACCATAGCCCAGGGCATCTTTGAAGCCATCGTAGCTCAGTCTCCCTTTGCCGTTGAAGCCGCTGTGGAGGAGCGACAAGCGAATGGGGACGGCGGGCTgctgacggaggaggaggaggtgcctaAAAAAACGGCCAGTAGAAAAGCCAAAG CAGACAAAGATTCCTCGAGGAAAGCCGGGTTAAACGTGGAAGAGGAGCCAAAGGTTCAAGTTGGCAGCTTTGAAAACAGTGGACCTGTACTCCAG TTTAACTATAAGGCTGTGGCCGACCGGCTGTGTGAAATGACCAGCAAAAAAAACATCCCTCCCTTCAACAGGAGGCGGCTCTGCAAACTCATCAGAAA atTCCAGGATCTAGCTGAAG GCAACTCCCCCAGAGACAGTCTCCCTGAAGATGTTTCTGCCGACGAAGATGATGGCATCTGCAGCCAGGGAAAGCCGAAGAAGAAGGAGGTCGCCCATCTGGAGAAAgctaagagggaaaaagagaatg ACCGAGACAGAGAGGAGCCGTGCGACCCGGCCAAGGGAGGCCGCGAGGCCGGCCTgcggaaaagaaaaaggaaaaagaagaagcgCAATGGCAGCCCCCGGCCCAAGGCCTCAGACGTGGAAGCCGCCGTCCCCCCAGAAGCGAAGGGGAGCGGCGAGCCTGCCTCTGATGGGAGAAAAGGGCAGAAGCGGGAGGCCGAGGCCAGTGAGCCCGGAAGCGGAGTGTCTGGGCTCGGGGGCCGGGACGCTGGCCTCAGCAAGGAGGGCCTCCCGGCAGACACCAGAAGGAAGAGGCCGGAGGAGCACGGTGAGGGGTCCCAGGAAGAGCTGGTGGAGGCCGCGGTGCCCCCTGCTGCCCCCTCCGCCTTGGCAAACGGCGCCGCCCAGGAGCCTGTGCCCAACGGGCCCCCGGCCGTCCAGGTGAAGTCTGCGAGAAAGAAGCAGCGGTTCGCGGCCCTGGCCATCAACGGCAATGGCCTTTCTCCACACGTCACAGCCCAGTCCCTGCCGAAGAGAATGCCGGCGAGTTtggccggggccggcggccccCAGGCTCCCTTGCCCCAGAAAGTCAAGGTCagggaaaaaaagacaaagcTGGTCTTTCTGGACCCAGTCATTCCATGCGGTGAGAAGCCCGGGCtcctgaagaagaggaagaaagcgaAGCGGACCTTAAACTCGGGGGAAACTAATGGAGGCCTGGAGCCCACTGCCAAGACTAAC GAGAGCAGCGGGACTTACGGCCCGGCGAAGAAAGCAAAGCTGAAGACCGAGAATGATTTTGTGAAGTTTGAAAGCACAGCGTTACCGAAGCCCGTGTTCTTCAGGAAAGCCAAAAGCAATGCCAGCatctcctccccgaccccgacCGTTCAG TCAGGCCAGAAGCTGCCGTCCACCTCCAAAAAGGTCACCTTTGGCCTAAACAAGAACATGACTGCTG AATTCAGGAAGACCGACAAGAGTATCCTGGTGAGTCCTTCTGGACCCTCCAGAGTGGCTTTTAATCCCAAGAGGAAGCCTCTCCACGGAGTGCTGAAGACCCCTACAGGTTCACCTTCAGAAACTCCCCTAATGAATAAgaaatcactcttccctcctcagaGAAGACCAACTGCAATGGACTTCTTTTAA